The Spirochaetota bacterium genome contains the following window.
ATAAACGCGTCCCTCCCTTAGAGTATTCTCAAAAGGAATCCCTACCACACCATCATCGCCCTTAAAATCAAACAGGGGCAAAGCTTTATCCTGAAGACGAGAGATAAAAAACCAAAGCGCCTGTTTCTCAATATTTACATTCTTTGCTATAAATTGCCTAACCTTGCTCTCAAAAAGGACTATAAGGCTTTCTTCAAATTGTAAATAAAATCTATCCCTTACTGGAGATGTGCCCCTCTCAACACCGAGATAGCCGCATTTCATCTCCATCTCCCTTAGTATCTTTTCCCTGATAAAGGTATAATTGTATTCCGGGTCAAGCTTGATCCTTGCCTCAAAAACGAGATGCGCCAGTTCCATAGCCGTTGGCCTTCCCACACCTGGCAAAATTTGAAAGAGTAATATAAGCTTAATGACGCGAATTGCTACATTTCTGTCATCTGATTTAGTAAATATGTTCGGGATCTCCCTCTCAAAAGCAGAAAACACACTGGTCATTAGCTTATTATACTCAATACTCTCCTCAAGATTATTTCTAAAGTGATCGAATATGCGGTCAGGATATAAAAGCGTATCAGCGCTCTCATTAATGATACCTGAAAAACCTCGAATAGGATCTCCCTTGATCTCAGTATAGATAAAATCGACCATACCACGTGTCTTCGAGAAGATGCCCGTGATACCCTCAAGCATTTTGAATGTTGCGGGATGCACAGGATATATTGATCGGAAATCCTCCTTGGATATTTCCCATTCAGGAAAGGAGTCTGCAATGGAAATATAGACGTCATCAATAAAATTAATTGTCTCGTTACTCTTTAGCAAAAGCCTCCTTTCCACTAACTCTCTAAGATGAATCGATGTTAGGTTTATTCTAACTGGATAGCGATCTTTTATACGATTAAGCCCATCAGTAGAAATTTCAGCAACCTCCTCTATCGCTTCCTGCATTGACATCACAATCCTTAAATTCGTCTCTCTTGCCCTCTCGCCCAAAAACTGTATGAATCTTATATCCTCTGAGACAAGATCGCCCCTATTTCTTGCCCTTAAGAACTCAGATAGCTCATCAATAAGCAAAAACATTCCCCCAGGATATCTTTCGCATAGCAATTCTCCAATATTCTTAAAAATATCCTGATAATCATAAAATGGTCTAAAGGGAATATTATATTCCTTTAAAAAGCCGAAAATCACATTTGACTGACCTGCCAGGGGAAGTAACCCTAAATCATCAACTTTTATGGATTTAAGGTAGTCTAAAAATTCTTCCTCTATGTTTGGCAAAATAATCTTTTCAAAATCAGAGACAACCCTCTCAGCATCCCATACAGACTCCCCTATTCCATCCCTCTGTAGAGCCGCAGATATCTTCTCAGCCACAATCTCCGCAAGGCTGTTTGAAACGGAGTAGTCGGTTAGGGTAATAGAAACCGGAAATACTCGTTTATCAATTAGATCGGTCTTATAAGTCGCAATTTCCGGGCTCGCCCTCCTAATAGTATCCATCATCTGCGGAAATTTGAGGAGCGCAGAGAGAAATGCAAGCAGATGACTCTTCCCAGAACCATAGTTCCCCTTTATTATAAAACCGCATCCCTCACCCTTTCGCACTGTGAATAGGATAGCTTCAAGGGCGCGCAAAATATCCTCGGTTATAACAAAGGATAACACAATCCTCTTGTGAAGTTCCTCCTCGCTCATGCCTTCAGCCGCTGAAACCTGTATTACCGTTTCCACTTCCGGCACTTCTATTATGTCACAAATTCTCCTCATCCTCAATCTCTTTGCCTAATTTCTTAATTCTACTCCATAGATTAGCGTATTGTCCGGATCCTTCAGCAAGCTGAAGCATCCGTTGTATTAGCTCCTTTTTATCATTTATTGATTTAGCTGAGGCAATAATAGTAGAAAGGAAGATGTTGTCCCTAAAGTTGGGATCTGACAGACTGATGAAGATATTAAAGGCCCTGGTGTATTCCTTCATCCTGTAATATAAGTAGGCAAGACCCCTTTGATTAAACTCGCTTCCATCAATAGAGATCAATCTTTTATATATCTCTACTGCCTCATCAAACCGTCCCTCACCCTTTAAGCTATCCGCGAATAGCTTCAGGAGATGAGGATTTTCATCATCAGATATATCCATTAACTCCTGAATATTTGATGAACCCAAATTCCTTTCCCTTAGTCTTAGAGACAACTTCTGTGAATAATAGAATTTGTTATTCTGATCGAGCTGTAGGGCTCTATTTATTGCCTCTTCAGCCCTATCTAGATCTGAAAGATTATCATAGATCTGAAAAAGAAGATAATGGATATCAGCCCTATCAGGGAATTTATCTCTTCCAATGATTGCATATTCCAAGGCTTTTATAAGGTCATTCTTGAGATAATAGGTCCTAGCGATTCTCTTTATTAAAAAGTAATCATTATCATTTCGTTTGATAATGTCAAGGAATAACGTCAGCGCATCATCATATCTCCCCCTTTTAGCCAATATATCGCCCTTTCTCTTTATGGCATATATGCTATCAGGTTCACCTTTTAATATTAACTCCACATTCTTTTCTGCATCATCAAGTCTTTCCATCTTGATATATAAATCAATTAAAAGCCCAATAATATATGGATCAGAGGGATTCATCTCCAGAGCCTCGAAGAGAACACCTTCTGCCTCACGATAATTTTTATTTCCAATAAGCCCCTTTGCGATATTTATTATCTCTTTTTGAGTGGTCATATATTTATCTGCAGTATTATACGACTTGTTCTGCAATATTGCTCTCAGATCACCCACTAATAAATCAACTATGAGTAATTTTTAACAGGTAAGATCTAATATCAATTAATTCGGGAATCCACAAGTAAAAATTATCATCTTCAGATCTTTTATATGCACTTAATATCCTAATCAAATCCAAATATCATTAATAAATGTTTATATAAACAACAGACCAGCATCAACAGGGGTTAAGCAGTAACAGTTATCATAAAAAGCCTTTACAATTCACATAGATAAGAATACCCTACCGTTATATTATGATAGCAAATACTCGAATTCCGGCAACACTCTTAATTCTCATTCTACATTTCATTATTACATCCTTGGTATACCCTGAAATAAAAAAGAAGATACTGAAGGACGGCACCATTGAATATTATTCAGAAGAGAAAAAAGACATTGATCAGCACAAAAGGGCTCTATCCAAGAGTCCGTATAATAAACTCATCAATAGGATATCTAAAAAGGAGGGAGCAGACCCTTACCTAATAAAATGCATAATCAAGATAGAATCCAATTTTAATCCTGATGCAGTTTCAAAGGCTGGAGCCATGGGACTTATGCAGATT
Protein-coding sequences here:
- a CDS encoding tetratricopeptide repeat protein; translated protein: MTTQKEIINIAKGLIGNKNYREAEGVLFEALEMNPSDPYIIGLLIDLYIKMERLDDAEKNVELILKGEPDSIYAIKRKGDILAKRGRYDDALTLFLDIIKRNDNDYFLIKRIARTYYLKNDLIKALEYAIIGRDKFPDRADIHYLLFQIYDNLSDLDRAEEAINRALQLDQNNKFYYSQKLSLRLRERNLGSSNIQELMDISDDENPHLLKLFADSLKGEGRFDEAVEIYKRLISIDGSEFNQRGLAYLYYRMKEYTRAFNIFISLSDPNFRDNIFLSTIIASAKSINDKKELIQRMLQLAEGSGQYANLWSRIKKLGKEIEDEENL